Proteins encoded within one genomic window of Haematobia irritans isolate KBUSLIRL chromosome 5, ASM5000362v1, whole genome shotgun sequence:
- the Gpat4 gene encoding glycerol-3-phosphate acyltransferase 4 isoform X1 — protein MFGFPVQLPSLVDIFWITPSLFVLFLILLSAINKNIGVRRSYVQLLLRIFEYGRVSIEIAHKERHGSSKIDETKSKNNVKPIIQRNEESSPTNETTEKYGDGDLTNAVKVNSNGNGNTLINRDNVLLPTPNETNFNKEKLTETIKDENISFHFEGCLDYIKAGVEAIIEDEVTSRFEAEQLKSWNLLTRTNRQYEFINWKITLIWVLGFAVRYTILMPLRVLVCFIGVVFAVVSNSIVAMIPFRIVRRYFADIAFKVTFRLICCSLSAVINFHNTQYKPKTTGFCVANHTSPLDVGIMSTDCTFSLIGQRHGGFLGILQRALARASPHIWFERGEAKDRHAVAERLKQHVSDPNNPPILIFPEGTCINNTSVMQFKKGSFEVGGVIYPVAIKYDPRFGDAFWNSSKYSMIQYLYMMMTSWAIVCDVWYLPPMYRQQGESAIDFANRVKSVIAKQGGLVDLVWDGQLKRMKPKKEWKEMQQVEFIKRLKGD, from the exons ATGTTTGGTTTCCCGGTTCAACTCCCATCGcttgttgacattttctggattactccttcattgtttgttttatttctaatattacTTTCAGCTATAAATAAGAACATTGGAGTTCGAAGGTCATATGTACAACTATTGCTCAGGATATTCGAG TATGGACGTGTTAGCATAGAAATTGCTCATAAAGAGCGCCATGGGTCATCGAAAATTGACGAAACCAAATCCAAAAATAATGTTAAGCCCATTATACAAAGAAATGAGGAATCTAGTCCCACTAACGAAACCACAGAAAAGTACGGAGATGGCGACTTGACCAACGCGGTGAAAGTCAATAGCAATGGCAACGGGAACACTCTCATCAACCGCGATAATGTTTTATTACCAACACCAAATGAAACGAATTTTAATAAGGAGAAGCTTACCGAGACCATAAAAGAT GAGAATATCAGTTTTCACTTTGAAGGGTGCTTGGATTACATCAAAGCTGGCGTAGAAGCTATAATTGAAGATGAAGTTACATCCCGATTCGAGGCCGAACAATTGAAAAGCTGGAACTTGTTAACACGAACAAATCGTCAATATGAATTCATAAAttggaaaataactttaatatGGGTACTTGGGTTTGCTGTCCGGTATACAATTTTAATGCCTCTGCGAGTACTTGTTTGTTTCATAGGC GTGGTATTTGCAGTCGTTTCAAACAGTATAGTCGCAATGATTCCTTTCAGAATAGTGCGCCGCTATTTTGCGGATATTGCCTTCAAAGTAACGTTCCGTTTGATTTGCTGCTCTTTGTCGGCAGTGATCAATTTCCATAATACACAATATAAACCAAAAACTACTGGTTTCTGTGTAGCGAATCACACCTCGCCACTTGACGTGGGCATAATGTCTACAGATTGCACATTTTCATTG ATTGGCCAACGTCATGGCGGATTCTTAGGTATACTCCAGCGGGCCTTAGCCAGGGCTTCCCCACATATATGGTTTGAAAGAGGCGAAGCTAAAGATAGACATGCTGTAGCGGAAAGACTAAAACAACACGTTTCAGATCCAAACAATCCTCCAATTCTTATATTCCCTGAGGGAACCTGTATCAACAATACTTCCGTAATGCAGTTTAAGAAGGGCAGCTTTGAAGTTGGTGGCGTTATCTATCCCGTAGCTATAAA ATATGATCCCAGATTTGGAGATGCATTCTGGAACAGCTCCAAATATTCCATGATCCAATACTTGTATATGATGATGACATCGTGGGCTATAGTATGTGACGTTTGGTATTTACCTCCTATGTATCGCCAACAAGGTGAATCGGCTATCGACTTTGCAAATCGGGTGAAAAGCGTAATTGCCAAACAAGGTGGTCTCGTAGATTTAGTTTGGGATGGACAATTGAAGAGAATGAAACCGAAGAAAGAATGGAAAGAAATGCAGcaagttgaatttataaaacgtctgaaaggagattaa
- the Gpat4 gene encoding glycerol-3-phosphate acyltransferase 4 isoform X2, whose translation MFGFPVQLPSLVDIFWITPSLFVLFLILLSAINKNIGVRRSYVQLLLRIFEYGRVSIEIAHKERHGSSKIDETKSKNNVKPIIQRNEESSPTNETTEKYGDGDLTNAVKVNSNGNGNTLINRDNVLLPTPNETNFNKEKLTETIKDENISFHFEGCLDYIKAGVEAIIEDEVTSRFEAEQLKSWNLLTRTNRQYEFINWKITLIWVLGFAVRYTILMPLRVLVCFIGVVWLTICTAVVGYMPEGERKRRVVDEILRHCFSVLSSAISAVINYHNEENRPTTGICVANHTSPIDVLVLMCDSTYSLIGQRHGGFLGILQRALARASPHIWFERGEAKDRHAVAERLKQHVSDPNNPPILIFPEGTCINNTSVMQFKKGSFEVGGVIYPVAIKYDPRFGDAFWNSSKYSMIQYLYMMMTSWAIVCDVWYLPPMYRQQGESAIDFANRVKSVIAKQGGLVDLVWDGQLKRMKPKKEWKEMQQVEFIKRLKGD comes from the exons ATGTTTGGTTTCCCGGTTCAACTCCCATCGcttgttgacattttctggattactccttcattgtttgttttatttctaatattacTTTCAGCTATAAATAAGAACATTGGAGTTCGAAGGTCATATGTACAACTATTGCTCAGGATATTCGAG TATGGACGTGTTAGCATAGAAATTGCTCATAAAGAGCGCCATGGGTCATCGAAAATTGACGAAACCAAATCCAAAAATAATGTTAAGCCCATTATACAAAGAAATGAGGAATCTAGTCCCACTAACGAAACCACAGAAAAGTACGGAGATGGCGACTTGACCAACGCGGTGAAAGTCAATAGCAATGGCAACGGGAACACTCTCATCAACCGCGATAATGTTTTATTACCAACACCAAATGAAACGAATTTTAATAAGGAGAAGCTTACCGAGACCATAAAAGAT GAGAATATCAGTTTTCACTTTGAAGGGTGCTTGGATTACATCAAAGCTGGCGTAGAAGCTATAATTGAAGATGAAGTTACATCCCGATTCGAGGCCGAACAATTGAAAAGCTGGAACTTGTTAACACGAACAAATCGTCAATATGAATTCATAAAttggaaaataactttaatatGGGTACTTGGGTTTGCTGTCCGGTATACAATTTTAATGCCTCTGCGAGTACTTGTTTGTTTCATAGGC GTAGTATGGCTTACTATATGTACAGCGGTTGTGGGCTACATGCCAGAAGGTGAACGCAAACGGCGTGTGGTTGATGAAATATTAAGGCATTGCTTTTCAGTGTTGTCCAGCGCCATCTCAGCTGTTATTAACTATCATAATGAAGAAAACCGTCCCACCACTGGGATTTGTGTAGCAAACCACACCAGTCCCATAGATGTATTGGTATTAATGTGCGACAGCACCTATTCCTTG ATTGGCCAACGTCATGGCGGATTCTTAGGTATACTCCAGCGGGCCTTAGCCAGGGCTTCCCCACATATATGGTTTGAAAGAGGCGAAGCTAAAGATAGACATGCTGTAGCGGAAAGACTAAAACAACACGTTTCAGATCCAAACAATCCTCCAATTCTTATATTCCCTGAGGGAACCTGTATCAACAATACTTCCGTAATGCAGTTTAAGAAGGGCAGCTTTGAAGTTGGTGGCGTTATCTATCCCGTAGCTATAAA ATATGATCCCAGATTTGGAGATGCATTCTGGAACAGCTCCAAATATTCCATGATCCAATACTTGTATATGATGATGACATCGTGGGCTATAGTATGTGACGTTTGGTATTTACCTCCTATGTATCGCCAACAAGGTGAATCGGCTATCGACTTTGCAAATCGGGTGAAAAGCGTAATTGCCAAACAAGGTGGTCTCGTAGATTTAGTTTGGGATGGACAATTGAAGAGAATGAAACCGAAGAAAGAATGGAAAGAAATGCAGcaagttgaatttataaaacgtctgaaaggagattaa
- the Gpat4 gene encoding glycerol-3-phosphate acyltransferase 4 isoform X3, translating into MFGFPVQLPSLVDIFWITPSLFVLFLILLSAINKNIGVRRSYVQLLLRIFEYGRVSIEIAHKERHGSSKIDETKSKNNVKPIIQRNEESSPTNETTEKYGDGDLTNAVKVNSNGNGNTLINRDNVLLPTPNETNFNKEKLTETIKDENISFHFEGCLDYIKAGVEAIIEDEVTSRFEAEQLKSWNLLTRTNRQYEFINWKITLIWVLGFAVRYTILMPLRVLVCFIGVVFAVVSNSIVAMIPFRIVRRYFADIAFKVTFRLICCSLSAVINFHNTQYKPKTTGFCVANHTSPLDVGIMSTDCTFSLVVWLTICTAVVGYMPEGERKRRVVDEILRHCFSVLSSAISAVINYHNEENRPTTGICVANHTSPIDVLVLMCDSTYSLIGQRHGGFLGILQRALARASPHIWFERGEAKDRHAVAERLKQHVSDPNNPPILIFPEGTCINNTSVMQFKKGSFEVGGVIYPVAIKYDPRFGDAFWNSSKYSMIQYLYMMMTSWAIVCDVWYLPPMYRQQGESAIDFANRVKSVIAKQGGLVDLVWDGQLKRMKPKKEWKEMQQVEFIKRLKGD; encoded by the exons ATGTTTGGTTTCCCGGTTCAACTCCCATCGcttgttgacattttctggattactccttcattgtttgttttatttctaatattacTTTCAGCTATAAATAAGAACATTGGAGTTCGAAGGTCATATGTACAACTATTGCTCAGGATATTCGAG TATGGACGTGTTAGCATAGAAATTGCTCATAAAGAGCGCCATGGGTCATCGAAAATTGACGAAACCAAATCCAAAAATAATGTTAAGCCCATTATACAAAGAAATGAGGAATCTAGTCCCACTAACGAAACCACAGAAAAGTACGGAGATGGCGACTTGACCAACGCGGTGAAAGTCAATAGCAATGGCAACGGGAACACTCTCATCAACCGCGATAATGTTTTATTACCAACACCAAATGAAACGAATTTTAATAAGGAGAAGCTTACCGAGACCATAAAAGAT GAGAATATCAGTTTTCACTTTGAAGGGTGCTTGGATTACATCAAAGCTGGCGTAGAAGCTATAATTGAAGATGAAGTTACATCCCGATTCGAGGCCGAACAATTGAAAAGCTGGAACTTGTTAACACGAACAAATCGTCAATATGAATTCATAAAttggaaaataactttaatatGGGTACTTGGGTTTGCTGTCCGGTATACAATTTTAATGCCTCTGCGAGTACTTGTTTGTTTCATAGGC GTGGTATTTGCAGTCGTTTCAAACAGTATAGTCGCAATGATTCCTTTCAGAATAGTGCGCCGCTATTTTGCGGATATTGCCTTCAAAGTAACGTTCCGTTTGATTTGCTGCTCTTTGTCGGCAGTGATCAATTTCCATAATACACAATATAAACCAAAAACTACTGGTTTCTGTGTAGCGAATCACACCTCGCCACTTGACGTGGGCATAATGTCTACAGATTGCACATTTTCATTG GTAGTATGGCTTACTATATGTACAGCGGTTGTGGGCTACATGCCAGAAGGTGAACGCAAACGGCGTGTGGTTGATGAAATATTAAGGCATTGCTTTTCAGTGTTGTCCAGCGCCATCTCAGCTGTTATTAACTATCATAATGAAGAAAACCGTCCCACCACTGGGATTTGTGTAGCAAACCACACCAGTCCCATAGATGTATTGGTATTAATGTGCGACAGCACCTATTCCTTG ATTGGCCAACGTCATGGCGGATTCTTAGGTATACTCCAGCGGGCCTTAGCCAGGGCTTCCCCACATATATGGTTTGAAAGAGGCGAAGCTAAAGATAGACATGCTGTAGCGGAAAGACTAAAACAACACGTTTCAGATCCAAACAATCCTCCAATTCTTATATTCCCTGAGGGAACCTGTATCAACAATACTTCCGTAATGCAGTTTAAGAAGGGCAGCTTTGAAGTTGGTGGCGTTATCTATCCCGTAGCTATAAA ATATGATCCCAGATTTGGAGATGCATTCTGGAACAGCTCCAAATATTCCATGATCCAATACTTGTATATGATGATGACATCGTGGGCTATAGTATGTGACGTTTGGTATTTACCTCCTATGTATCGCCAACAAGGTGAATCGGCTATCGACTTTGCAAATCGGGTGAAAAGCGTAATTGCCAAACAAGGTGGTCTCGTAGATTTAGTTTGGGATGGACAATTGAAGAGAATGAAACCGAAGAAAGAATGGAAAGAAATGCAGcaagttgaatttataaaacgtctgaaaggagattaa
- the TER94 gene encoding transitional endoplasmic reticulum ATPase TER94 encodes MADSKSEDLATAILKRKDRPNRLIVDEATNDDNSVVSLSQAKMDELQLFRGDTVILKGKRRKETVCIVLSDDSCPDSKIRMNRVVRNNLCVHLSDVVSIHPCPEVKYGKRVRILPIDDTTEGITGNLFEIYLKPYFLEAYRPIHMGDIFIVRAALRPIEFKVVLTDPEPYCIVAPETVIFCDGDPIKREEEEESLNTVGYDDIGGCRKQLAQIKEMVELPLRHPSLFKAIGVKPPRGILMYGPPGTGKTLIARAVANETGAFFFLINGPEIMSKLAGESESNLRKAFEEAEKNSPAIIFIDEIDAIAPKRDKTHGEVERRIVSQLLTLMDGMKKSSHLIVMAATNRPNSIDPALRRFGRFDREIDIGIPDATGRLEVLRIHTKNMKLADDVDLEQIASETHGHVGADLASLCSEAAMQQIREKMDLIDLEDDKIDAEVLASLAVTMENFRYAMTKSSPSALRETVVEIPNTTWTDIGGLENVKKELQELVQYPVEHPDKFLKFGMQPSRGVLFYGPPGCGKTLLAKAIANECQANFISVKGPELLTMWFGESEANVRDIFDKARSAAPCVLFFDELDSIAKARGGNVGDAGGAADRVINQILTEMDGMGAKKNVFIIGATNRPDIIDPAILRPGRLDQLIYIPLPDDKSREAILKANLRKSPLAKDVDLSYIAKVTQGFSGADLTEICQRACKLAIRQAIEAEIKREKERGENQTSAMDMDEEDPVPEIIRAHFEEAMRFARRSVSDNDIRKYEMFAQTLQQSRGFGQNFRFPGGSSNTQGSGPSAPANPPGDNGDDDLYS; translated from the exons ATGGCTGATTCTAAGAG tgaGGATTTAGCTACCGCTATCCTAAAGCGCAAGGATCGCCCAAACCGTTTAATTGTCGATGAAGCTACCAACGATGACAACTCGGTTGTGTCTCTTTCGCAG gcAAAAATGGACGAATTGCAATTGTTTAGGGGAGACACGGTCATATTGAAAGGAAAACGCCGCAAGGAAACTGTGTGCATTGTGCTTTCGGATGACAGCTGTCCCGACAGTAAAATCCGAATGAACCGTGTAGTACGTAACAATTTATGTGTTCATCTTTCGGACGTTGTTTCGATTCACCCTTGTCCCGAAGTGAAATACGGCAAACGAGTTCGTATTTTACCAATCGATGATACCACCGAGGGTATTACCGGAAATCTATTTGAGATCTATTTGAAACCATACTTCTTGGAAGCTTATAGGCCCATTCACATGGGTGACATATTTATTGTACGAGCTGCTTTGAGACCTATTGAGTTCAAGGTGGTTTTGACTGACCCAGAACCATACTGTATTGTCGCACCAGAAACGGTTATATTTTGTGATGGTGATCCAATCAAAAGAGAG GAAGAGGAAGAATCCCTCAATACTGTCGGATACGACGATATTGGTGGATGCAGGAAGCAGTTGGCTCAGATTAAAGAAATGGTGGAGCTTCCATTGCGCCATCCTTCTCTTTTCAAGGCTATTGGCGTAAAGCCTCCACGTGGTATTCTCATGTACGGTCCACCAGGTACTGGCAAGACATTGATTGCGCGAGCAGTTGCTAATGAAACCGGGGCTTTCTTCTTTTTGATTAATGGACCtgaaattatgtcgaaattggCCGGTGAATCCGAGTCAAATTTACGCAAGGCCTTTGAagaggcagaaaagaattctccAGCTATAATTTTCATTGACGAAATCGATGCTATCGCGCCAAAACGTGACAAAACTCATGGCGAAGTGGAACGGCGTATCGTCTCCCAATTGCTAACACTTATGGACGGCATGAAAAAAAGTTCTCATCTAATTGTTATGGCCGCAACTAATCGTCCAAACTCAATCGATCCAGCCCTTAGACGTTTTGGTCGTTTCGATCGGGAAATTGATATTGGCATTCCTGATGCCACAGGTCGTTTGGAAGTTTTAcgcattcacacaaaaaatatgaaattggcCGATGATGTGGATCTGGAACAGATCGCTTCTGAGACTCACGGTCATGTTGGAGCTGATTTGGCATCTCTCTGTTCCGAGGCTGCCATGCAACAAATTCGTGAGAAGATGGATCTCATCGATCTGGAGGATGACAAAATCGATGCTGAAGTGTTGGCCTCCTTAGCTGTTACAATGGAAAACTTCCGCTACGCTATGACCAAGTCGAGCCCATCGGCTCTGCGTGAAACTGTTGTGGAAATTCCCAatacaacatggaccgatatcggtGGCTTGGAGAATGTTAAAAAGGAATTGCAAGAATTGGTGCAATATCCAGTTGAGCATCCTGACAaattcttgaaatttggcatgcaACCAAGTCGTGGTGTTCTCTTCTATGGTCCTCCTGGTTGCGGTAAGACTCTTTTGGCAAAGGCTATTGCCAATGAATGCCAAGCCAATTTCATATCCGTTAAGGGCCCAGAACTCTTGACCATGTGGTTCGGCGAATCCGAAGCTAATGTCCGTGACATTTTTGATAAAGCTCGCTCGGCTGCGCCTTGCGTTTTGTTCTTCGATGAATTGGATTCAATTGCCAAAGCCCGTGGTGGAAACGTCGGTGACGCAGGTGGCGCAGCCGATCGTgtaatcaatcaaattttgactgaaATGGATGGCATGGGTGCCAAAAAGAATGTCTTCATTATTGGTGCTACGAATCGTCCCGACATTATTGATCCAGCAATCTTGCGTCCTGGCCGCTTAGATCAACTCATTTATATTCCACTTCCCGATGATAAATCTCGTGAAGCAATTCTCAAAGCTAACCTTAGAAAATCACCTTTGGCTAAGGATGTCGACCTATCTTATATTGCTAAAGTCACACAGGGATTCTCAGGTGCAGATTTAACAGAAATTTGCCAACGTGCATGCAAATTGGCAATTCGTCAAGCCATCGAAGCCGAGATTAAACGTGAAAAAGAACGTGGTGAAAACCAAACTTCAGCCATGGAC ATGGATGAGGAAGATCCAGTTCCAGAAATTATTCGCGCTCACTTCGAAGAGGCTATGCGTTTTGCTCGTCGTTCCGTATCAGACAATGATATCCGAAAATACGAAATGTTTGCCCAAACATTACAACAATCCAGAGGATTCGGACAAAACTTTAG ATTCCCTGGAGGTTCCAGTAATACGCAAGGATCCGGACCAAGTGCACCGGCGAATCCCCCAGGAGACAATGGGGATGATGATTTATACAGTTag